CACAGATTTGAGCATGTACAAAAAAAACGGCCATCAACTGGTCGTTTTTTTCAATACATCAGATGGCATCGCGTAAGCGTAAGCCGTCATTTTCAAGCACACGAACATTACGTGGGAGAAAGGCACGGATTTCTTCTTCATTATAGCCAATATGTAGTCGCTTATCATCCAATATAATTGGGCGACGCAAAATCTGTGGATTTTGAGATATAATCGAAACGGCCTCAGAAAGAGAGAGTTCTTCAAAATCAACATTCAATGACTTAACAAACCGATTTCGGTTAGAAATCAAAGATTCAATGCCATCATCACATTTTTCTAGAATGTGCTTGACTTCATCAGTAGATAAAGGGCTCGACATAATGTTTCTCTCATCATACGAGATGTCATGAACTGCTAACCATTGTTTCGCTTTTTTGCAACTGGTACATGATGGAGCCGTGTAAATTGTTATCATATATTGCCTCCGTGCTGATAATGCTAACGCGTATCGAATTATACCAAGTCAACCATCCAATTTCATTTTAGTTGATCAAGTTAATTATATGTTACCAATTATAGCACAGTTTGTCATCAGTCAAAAGACCTATTCCGTACAAAATCACATTTTTTACCGAATTGTTACTCATTTTTCATATTTAAGTTGCTTTTTAGTAAGCAATTTATTCTTCTATCTCTATCGTATCTAACTCTAATGATACAAGCTCTGGCTCTGAAACTTTAGGATTTTCTTTAGTCGCCTTTGCTGCAGGTTTTTCATTTGATTTATCTGAGGCTGCTGCTTCAGGAATCAGGCCAAAGTGTTTGCGAACTTTATGGTCTATCTCCTGGAATACTTCAGGATGCTCTTTTAAATATAATTTAGCTTTTTCAGACCCTTGTCCAATTTTTTCATCGTTGTAGGCAAACCAAGCACCAGATTTTTTGATAATGTCTAAATCAGTTGCAATTTTGACAAGTTCTCCTGTTTGTGAAATTCCCTCACCAAACATAATCTCAACTTCTGCCACTTTGAATGGTGGTGCAACTTTATTTTTGACAACCTTAATTTTGGTTTCTTTACCCATCGCTGTGTCTTTATCTTCACCGGTTCCTTTAATCTGTGTATTACCACGGACATCTAGACGAAC
The DNA window shown above is from Lactococcus paracarnosus and carries:
- the spx gene encoding transcriptional regulator Spx — encoded protein: MITIYTAPSCTSCKKAKQWLAVHDISYDERNIMSSPLSTDEVKHILEKCDDGIESLISNRNRFVKSLNVDFEELSLSEAVSIISQNPQILRRPIILDDKRLHIGYNEEEIRAFLPRNVRVLENDGLRLRDAI